The following DNA comes from Leifsonia sp. 1010.
GACTTGAGCTCAGCTTACGAATCCGCCGACTTGTGAGCACGCTGACTAGAACCGCCGCAGGCAAGCCCGAGATGTCTCGATCTAGGCGGCGGACTGCATCGGTGATGCGCAGCCGCGTGGCACGCCTAGGTCGGGGGCTTTGAACGGTTCGCGCCTCTTGATTCGCGCAGCACGGCTATGCAACCCGGAGGTCACCATCACGGCGCACGAGTTTCTGCATCGTCGAGGGATGCTAGTGGTCACCGATCCTGCCGCGACCGTCCCCGACAAAGACGTCGGTCGATGACGTGCTTGGCGAGTGTCGACCCTTCACTTGGGGGGGGGGGGGGGCGTCACAAGGATGTGTCCAGCGCGCACAGAGGGGACAGTCGGCTTCGTTAGAAAGCTCGACTTCCCTCGTTAGCGCGTAGATGGCACTTGCGATGGCGGAGAATGGGGGATTCGAACCCCCGAGGGCTTGCACCCAACACGCTTTCCAAGCGTGCGCCATAGGCCACTAGGCGAATTCTCCTGGTCGTCGCCTTCCGCTGTCGCGGCCGGCGGCTCCCAGTATCTTACCCGAACGCCGGAGGGCTTCGTGCACGCGGCCTTCATCCGCAGCCGCTACAATCGTTGTTGGCTCCCCACGTGGCGCCATCCAGGCCAACTCCCCCAGGGCGGAAACGCAGCAAGGGTAACCGGGCTCTGGCGGGTGCGTGGGGAGTCTTTTCATGTCCAGCCGTGTGTCACCGCCGCCGCGTATATTGTGGCCAGCAGTCCCGGATCTTCTACACCCCGTAGAATGATCCGTGTCTTCCGTGGAGCGATGGATGGACGGGGTGCCGCAGTGACCGAACAGCTGACCGAGCTGGCGACCGAGGCGTACGTGGTGGGCTTCCCGCTCGTGTTCGACCTGGAGCAGGTCGTGCGGTTCACGGAGGAGGGCATCGGGTCGATCCCTCCGACGTCCTACAACTCGTTCGGGCACGCTCGTGAGCTGGCCGGACCGGACGACACGTTCGTGTCCATCAACAACGACACGGTGTACTCGATCGCCCAGGTCGATCTGGGGGTCGGGCCGGTGAGGCTCAGCGTTCCTGCTGCCGGTGACCGCTATTTCGTCCTGCAGTTCGTGGACGCCTGGACCAACAACTTCGCCTACATCGGCACCCGGGCGACCGGGGGAGACGGTGGCGAGTTCCTGCTGCTGCCGCCCGACGATGACGAGACCCCGGCCGCGCCCGACACCTCCGGACTCCCGGCCATCCGCTTCCCCACACGCGTGGCGACGATCGTCGGACGCTGGGCGGTCGACGGCGCCGATGACCTCCCTGCCGTCCACGCGTTGCAGGACGCACTCACGCTGACGCCGCTCCACCAGACGCTCGTTCCACCGCAGGGCGTCCCCGCGGTGGACGGCGGCCAGGGCGAGGCGCTCGACTTCTTCGAGAAGCTGCGCGTGTGGTCGCAGGCGTTCCCGCCGGCGCTGCGCGATCGGCCCGCGCTCGAGTCGTATGCGCCGCTCGGGCTGGTCAGCCCGTACACGATCGCCGAACAGCCCGAAGGGGTGCGCCAGGCGCTCGCCGCCGGGTACGCCCTCGGCAAGGACGCACTGGAGTCGGCCCTGCGCACCTCCGGGACGCTGACCGACCATTGGGCGGTCAACCTCCACGTCTTCGACTACAACCTCGACTTCTTCGAGCTCGGCGCCATCGACGCGCCCGAGTGGAAGCTGCACGACCCGCGCACCCGGTACGCGCTCCGGGCGGCCGCGGCGCTCGGCGGGCTGTGGGGCAACCACGCCTACGAAGCGGCCTACATCATGACCTACGAGGATGCCGACGGCGAACCGCTCAGCGGCGAGCACGTCTACCGCCTGCGGCTGAGCCCCACGCCGCCGGTGGGCGCTTTCTGGTCGCTGACCATGTACGACCTCCCGCACTACTACCTCGTCGCCAACCCGATCGACCGCTACTCGGTCGGCGACAGGACCCGCGGGCTCGTGTACGACGACGACGGAGGACTGACCATCACGATGAGCGCCACCCGACCGACCGACGAGAAGGCGGCCGCCAACTGGCTGCCGGCGCCCACCGGGCGCTTCCGCCCCATCCTCCGCCTGTATCTGCCGGGCGACGAGGTGCTGGACGGGCGCTACGGCATCCCGGCGATCGAGCGGATCGGCTGACGTGGCGCGCTCCATCTACATCACCTCGGCCGAAGGCCACACCGGCAAGTCGACCGTCGCCCTCGGCGTGCTCGAGTCCCTGCGTCACTCCGTCGAGCGGGTGGGCGTGTTCCGCCCGATCGCGCGGTCGACAGACGAACGCGACTACGTTCTCGAGCTGCTCCTCCAGCGGATCACGGCGGACATCTCCTACGAGGACGCGCTCGGCGTGACGTATGAGGACGTCCACACCGACGCGGACGCGGCCCTCGCCGAGATCGTCCAGCGCTTCCGCGCCGTGGAGGCGCGCTGCGACACCGTGGTCATCCTCGGTTCCGACTACACGGACGTCGGCAGCCCGACCGAGCTCGGGTACAACGCCCGGATCGCGGCGAACCTGGGCGCACCGGTGCTGCTGGTGCTCGGCGGGCGGATCGGCCAGGGCTTCGGGGAGCGCCTCGGGCAGGCCGACCCGCGCTCGCCGGAGGAGCTCCGCCAGCTGGCCGAGATCGCCGTCGCCGAGCTGCGCACCGAGCACGCCGGCCTGCTCGCCGTCATCGCGAACCGGGCGGACGACGGGATGCTGGATGAGATCGTCGACGCGGTCGGATCGGTCGTCGGTGCGGCGGCGGTCGCGGCCGGCAGTGCGGACCGCCCGCCGGTGTGGGCGATCCCGGAGGATCCATTCCTGGTGGCGCCGAGCATCCGCTCCATCATGGAGGAGACCGGCGCGACGCTGATCGCCGGCGAGGAGGCGCTCCTGGCCCGCGAGGCGCTGGGAGTGGTCGTCGCCGGGATGTCGATGAACAACGTCCTCCCGCGCCTGGTCGACGGCGCCGTCGTCGTGGTGCCGGGTGACCGCACCGAGGTGCTGCTGGCGGTGCTGATGGCGAACGCGTCGGGCACCTTCCCGTCGATCGCGGGCATCGTCCTCAACGGCGGGTTCGACCTGCCGGAGCCCATCCAGCGGCTGCTCGCGGGACTGCGCTCGCCGCTGCCGATTGTGCGGACCGGGCTCGACACGTACGACACGGTCGTGCGGATCACGCACGCGCGCGGCCGGCTCGCCGCCGACTCGCAGCGCAAGTACGACACCGCGCTCGCCCTGTTCGAACGGCACGTGGATGCGGGCGCGCTCCTCGCGCGTCTCAACGTCTCCCGGCACGACGTCGTCACCCCGCTCATGTTCGAGTACGACCTGATCGAGCGCGCGCGGGCGGCGAAGAAGCACATCGTGCTGCCCGAGGGGGAGGACGACCGCATCCTGCGCGCCGCCCACACCCTGCTGGCGCGCGGTGTCGCCCAGCTGACCATCCTCGGCGAGCCGTTCGAGGTGCGTTCGCGTGCGATCGAGCTGGGTCTCGACCTCTCCGGCGCCGAGGTGCTCAGCCCCTTCGACGATGTGATGCGGCTGCGGTTCGCGACCGAGTACGCCCGGCTGCGCGCACACAAGGGCATCACGATCGAGCAGGCGTCCGACACCATCACCGATACGTCCTACTTCGGCACGATGATGGTGCACCTGGGGCTCGCCGACGGGATGGTGTCCGGCGCCGCGCACACGACGGCGCACACCATCCGGCCGGCCTTCGAGATCATCAAGACGACGCCGGGGGTCTCGGTCGTGTCCAGCGTCTTCCTGATGGCCCTCGCCGACCGCGTGCTCGTCTACGGGGACTGCGCCGTCATCCCGGACCCGACCTCCGAGCAGCTGGCCGACATCGCGATCTCGTCCGCGCGGACCGCCGAACAGTTCGGGATCGAGCCGCGCGTCGCGATGCTGTCGTACTCGACCGGCGACTCGGGCGCCGGGGCGGACGTGGAGAAGGTGCGGACGGCGACCGAGTTGGTGCGGGAGCGCGCGCCGCAGCTCGCGGTGGCGGGGCCCATCCAGTACGACGCGGCGGCGGATGCAGCCGTCGGCGCCGCGAAGATGCCCGGATCGGAGGTGGCCGGGCGGGCGACCGTGTTCATCTTCCCGGACCTCAACACCGGCAACAACACCTACAAGGCGGTCCAGCGGAGCGCGGGCGCCGTCGCGATCGGCCCGGTGCTGCAGGGTCTGCGGATGCCGATCAACGACCTGTCCCGCGGGGCGACCGTCGACGACATCGTCAACACCGTGGCGATCACCGCGATCCAGGCGGCCCTGTCATGAGCGCCGTCCTGGTCGTCAACAGCGGTTCGTCGTCGTTCAAGTACCAGCTGATCGACAGCGAGACCGAGGAGTCCCTGGCCTCGGGCCTTGTGGAGCGGATCGGCGAGTCGAGCGGGCACACCACGCACCGCGGGCCGAACGGCACGAGCGAGCGCACGCTCGAGATCCCGGACCACACGGCGGGGTTCCGCGCGATGCTCGACGCGTTCGCGGCGGAAGGCCCCAGCCTCGACGAGAACCCGTTGGATGCGGTCGGCCATCGCGTGGTCCACGGCGGCAAGCGGTTCTTCGAGCCGACGATCGTCACGCCGCTCGTCGAGATCAACATCGAGGACCTCTCCGACCTCGCACCGCTGCACAACCCGGCGAACCTTGAGGGCATCCGTGCCGCGAAGAAGGCGTTCCCGGACGTCCCGCACGTCGCCGTGTTCGACACCGCGTTCCACCAGACGCTCGCTCCGGAGGCGTACACGTACGCGATCGACGCTGAGCTGGCGGAGCGCCACCGCGTGCGGCGGTACGGCTTCCACGGCACATCGCACAAGTACGTCTCCGAGACGGCGGCGGCTTTCCTCGACCGCCCGCTCGGCGAGCTGCGCCAGATCGTCCTGCACCTGGGCAACGGCGCGTCCGCGTGCGCGGTCGATGGCGGGCGCTCGGTGGAGACGTCGATGGGGATGACCCCGCTGGAGGGCCTCGTCATGGGCACTCGATCGGGAGACCTCGACCCGGCCGTCCTCATCCACTTGGCGCGGCGCGCGCAGCTGTCGACGGACGACCTCGACGAGCTGCTGAACCGCCGGAGCGGGCTCCTCGGCCTCTCCGGAATGGGCGACATGCGCGACGTCCGGCAGGCGGCGGGTCGCGGAGATGACGCTGCGCGGCTCGCGCTGGATGTGACGGTCCACCGCCTGAAGCACTACATCGGTGCGTACACCGCGCTGCTCGGACGCCTCGACGTGCTCACCTTCACGGCCGGAGTGGGCGAGAACGACGCGGCGCTCCGCGCGGAGGTGCTCTCCGGGCTGGAGGTGCTCGGCATCCGGCTCGACCCGGAGCGCAACGCGAGCCCGTCGCGCGACCCGCGGGTCATCTCGGCCGACGACTCCGCCGTGACCGTGCTGGTGGTGCCCACGAACGAAGAACTCGAGATCTCCCGGCAGTCGCTCGCGGCGGTCCGGGAAGCCACCGGGGGCTGACAGGAGCAGAGGCCATGCGGCGACGGCGCGGCGACGGCGAACGGCACGGGATGCCGCGACGTGTGTCCGCCGCGCGCCGCCCGCGGCTGCTGCCGCGAATCGTAGCGGCCGTCGCCTCCGCACTCGTCGCGATCACCGTGCTCGCCGGATGCGGCGCAGGGGATGCGGGTGCCGGCGCCCGGTTCGTGACCTCTCCGCTCGTCCGCTACAGCGCGGTGCTGTGGCCCTTCCCCCTGGAGCTCGTGGGCGCCGAGCCGGGGGCGCGGCTCCGCCTGACCGCACGCCTCGCCACGTCGCACGGAACGTGGACCTCCGCGGCGACCTACACGGTCCCGGCGTCGGGGACGCTCGATCTCGCGTCCGCCCGGCCTCAGCTCGCGCCGTTCACCGAGCCGGACTCGGCGGGGCTGTTCTGGACGCTGCGCGGACCGCAGCTGTCGGGCGAGGCAGCTGCCCGGCAGTGGATGCGCGACACCATCCGCGTCACCGTCGCGGCTTCCGACGCGGGCCGCGTCATCGCCTCCCGTTCGTTCGAGCTCGACGGGCTGGCATCGTCCCTGGCGGTGCGCACGATCTACACGCGCGATCTGC
Coding sequences within:
- a CDS encoding acetate kinase produces the protein MSAVLVVNSGSSSFKYQLIDSETEESLASGLVERIGESSGHTTHRGPNGTSERTLEIPDHTAGFRAMLDAFAAEGPSLDENPLDAVGHRVVHGGKRFFEPTIVTPLVEINIEDLSDLAPLHNPANLEGIRAAKKAFPDVPHVAVFDTAFHQTLAPEAYTYAIDAELAERHRVRRYGFHGTSHKYVSETAAAFLDRPLGELRQIVLHLGNGASACAVDGGRSVETSMGMTPLEGLVMGTRSGDLDPAVLIHLARRAQLSTDDLDELLNRRSGLLGLSGMGDMRDVRQAAGRGDDAARLALDVTVHRLKHYIGAYTALLGRLDVLTFTAGVGENDAALRAEVLSGLEVLGIRLDPERNASPSRDPRVISADDSAVTVLVVPTNEELEISRQSLAAVREATGG
- the pta gene encoding phosphate acetyltransferase is translated as MARSIYITSAEGHTGKSTVALGVLESLRHSVERVGVFRPIARSTDERDYVLELLLQRITADISYEDALGVTYEDVHTDADAALAEIVQRFRAVEARCDTVVILGSDYTDVGSPTELGYNARIAANLGAPVLLVLGGRIGQGFGERLGQADPRSPEELRQLAEIAVAELRTEHAGLLAVIANRADDGMLDEIVDAVGSVVGAAAVAAGSADRPPVWAIPEDPFLVAPSIRSIMEETGATLIAGEEALLAREALGVVVAGMSMNNVLPRLVDGAVVVVPGDRTEVLLAVLMANASGTFPSIAGIVLNGGFDLPEPIQRLLAGLRSPLPIVRTGLDTYDTVVRITHARGRLAADSQRKYDTALALFERHVDAGALLARLNVSRHDVVTPLMFEYDLIERARAAKKHIVLPEGEDDRILRAAHTLLARGVAQLTILGEPFEVRSRAIELGLDLSGAEVLSPFDDVMRLRFATEYARLRAHKGITIEQASDTITDTSYFGTMMVHLGLADGMVSGAAHTTAHTIRPAFEIIKTTPGVSVVSSVFLMALADRVLVYGDCAVIPDPTSEQLADIAISSARTAEQFGIEPRVAMLSYSTGDSGAGADVEKVRTATELVRERAPQLAVAGPIQYDAAADAAVGAAKMPGSEVAGRATVFIFPDLNTGNNTYKAVQRSAGAVAIGPVLQGLRMPINDLSRGATVDDIVNTVAITAIQAALS
- a CDS encoding DUF1254 domain-containing protein, with the translated sequence MTEQLTELATEAYVVGFPLVFDLEQVVRFTEEGIGSIPPTSYNSFGHARELAGPDDTFVSINNDTVYSIAQVDLGVGPVRLSVPAAGDRYFVLQFVDAWTNNFAYIGTRATGGDGGEFLLLPPDDDETPAAPDTSGLPAIRFPTRVATIVGRWAVDGADDLPAVHALQDALTLTPLHQTLVPPQGVPAVDGGQGEALDFFEKLRVWSQAFPPALRDRPALESYAPLGLVSPYTIAEQPEGVRQALAAGYALGKDALESALRTSGTLTDHWAVNLHVFDYNLDFFELGAIDAPEWKLHDPRTRYALRAAAALGGLWGNHAYEAAYIMTYEDADGEPLSGEHVYRLRLSPTPPVGAFWSLTMYDLPHYYLVANPIDRYSVGDRTRGLVYDDDGGLTITMSATRPTDEKAAANWLPAPTGRFRPILRLYLPGDEVLDGRYGIPAIERIG